The Parambassis ranga chromosome 1, fParRan2.1, whole genome shotgun sequence genome includes a region encoding these proteins:
- the LOC114430732 gene encoding uncharacterized protein LOC114430732, protein MQQKNSKSIFKCLLIFGLLYKHCKAQVSHEDHRPPDGRGGDASAFYALRSCHQLLQGDSGEFFSPDYLCSNPPLWCNWTIQVDPGKRVHLHLEDLTLDDDCQQKQDQIHVDEPVNHLMNHKVLQKCWREAKYMSSSNILYVVLLIGGWPTPPYRGFYGRYQSFGLPVVYNPQEGLTDRGMVSNPSSGLMDFSGPLVISEETDPMYDYYDQNLAMTPEEAADTEVLHPPSENYTQFTATVPAPIQRTYRSGRGVANINSSDSDSAVYSESAQTHDGQHDEVKPSSHTPKATQRNVEDAAVEQEWPTQSWEEEEWEEEEEEEEEEEPADGENSVEVNDIAKQTPSTSEESEPQPTEQGHPHPNVVEQLSDHRGNPNMRNHSDIPHLPGDHLFEVTVEVNFSQDLGESWDDLARSLLLSVKALIIKQLESLRKQMSVSPKRIKRLNAGVLYILWLQIGQGPGGLHVHRILHSAIQGLIATGVGLRGNYRKAVIMSVSTADVNECGTQLVLCDINADCVNQFGSYSCHCRPGFQDESRLGSGGTVCVDMTAAGCSSDLSAETKGVYVLFFLLSSLILMLLVGAGTLYHRHHKGAFLVRCHSTSSISPPDPNNNHNHHHHSEGSYSCPPVCNLPPPPPPARGPREGWKQVKEHCPASDLPLLHFSPLLPPDSYMDPQESGKK, encoded by the exons atgcaacaaaagaaCAGTAAGAGCATTTTCAAATGTCTGCTGATATTTGGGCTACTCTATAAACACTGTAAGGCACAG GTGAGCCATGAAGACCACAGGCCTCCAG ATGGACGTGGAGGTGATGCCAGTGCTTTCTATGCTCTGCGGAGTTGCCACCAGCTGCTGCAAGGTGACAGCGGAGAGTTTTTCTCCCCAGACTACCTGTGCTCCAACCCTCCTCTGTGGTGTAACTGGACCATCCAGGTTGACCCTGGAAAGAGGGTTCATCTGCACTTGGAGGACTTGACGCTAGATGATGACTGCCAGCAAAAACAGGATCAGATCCATGTGGACGAACCTGTCAACCATTTGATGAATCACAAGGTTCTGCAGAAGTGCTGGAGAGAGGCCAAGTATATGTCCTCCTCCAACATTCTGTATGTGGTGCTGCTGATTGGAGGCTGGCCTACCCCACCGTACAGGGGTTTCTACGGGCGCTACCAGTCGTTTGGTCTGCCAGTGGTTTACAACCCACAGGAAGGACTCACAGATAGAGGTATGGTCTCAAACCCATCTTCAGGACTGATGGACTTCAGTGGACCACTTGTGATCAGTGAAGAGACAGACCCAATGTATGATTACTATGATCAAAATTTAGCCATGACACCTGAGGAGGCAGCAGACACTGAG GTTCTCCATCCACCCTCTGAGAACTACACCCAGTTCACAGCCACAGTGCCAGCACCCATTCAGAGGACATACCGATCAGGCAGAGGTGTCGCCAACATCAATTCCAGCGACTCAGACTCAGCTGTCTATTCagagtctgcacagacacatgacGGTCAACACGATGAAGTCAAACCTAGCAGTCACACCCCAAAAGCAACACAAAGGAATGTGGAGGACGCTGCTGTAGAGCAGGAGTGGCCAACACAGAGCTGGGAAGAGgaagagtgggaggaggaggaggaggaggaggaggaggaggagcctgcTGATGGTGAGAACAGTGTGGAGGTCAATGACATCGCCAAGCAGACTCCCTCCACCTCTGAGGAATCAGAACCACAGCCCACTGAGCAGGGTCACCCTCACCCCAATGTGGTGGAGCAACTGTCGGACCACAGGGGAAACC CAAACATGAGAAATCACTCTGATATCCCACACCTACCTGGAG ATCACCTGTTTGAGGTGACTGTAGAGGTGAATTTCAGCCAGGATCTGGGGGAGTCCTGGGACGACCTAGCCAGATCACTGCTGCTCTCAGTCAAAGCTTTG ATCATCAAGCAGCTTGAGTCTCTGCGCAAACAGATGTCAGTGTCTcctaaaagaataaaaag GTTGAATGCAGGGGTGCTGTACATCCTCTGGCTGCAGATTGGACAGGGACCCGGAGGTCTGCATGTCCACAGAATCCTCCACTCTGCCATACAGGGACTCATCGCCACTGGTGTTGGCCTTAGAGGAAACTACAGGAAGGCTGTCATCATGTCTGTGTCCACAGCAG atgtaAATGAGTGCGGCACGCAGCTGGTTCTCTGTGACATTAATGCAGACTGTGTAAACCAGTTCGGCTCCTACTCATGTCACTGCAGGCCGGGCTTTCAGGATGAGTCCCGCCTGGGGTCAGGAGgaactgtctgtgtggacatgaCAGCTGCAG gTTGCAGCTCAGACCTGTCTGCAGAGACTAAAGGCGTCTACGTGCTTTTCTTCCTGCTCAGCTCCCTCATCCTGATGCTGCTAGTGGGGGCTGGCACGCTGTACCACCGTCACCACAAGGGGGCATTCCTGGTGCGTTGCCACAGCACCAGCAGCATCTCTCCTCCTGACcccaacaacaaccacaaccaccaccaccattctGAAGGCAGTTACTCCTGCCCCCCTGTCTGCAACCTgcctcccccaccccctcctgcCCGCGGTCCCAGAGAGGGCTGgaagcaggtgaaggagcactGCCCGGCCTCGGACCTGCCACTACTGCACTTCAGCCCACTACTGCCACCAGACAGCTACATGGACCCTCAAGAGAGTGGGAAAAAGTGA